From Parus major isolate Abel linkage group LGE22, Parus_major1.1, whole genome shotgun sequence, one genomic window encodes:
- the LOC107215700 gene encoding interferon-induced protein with tetratricopeptide repeats 2-like isoform X1, giving the protein MRGAAKPLSLDSDVISAAKMSREQLKEKLDALQCHFTWELDVDSLSPRHVLQKLDVEIKHTAHQNQVALLGLQAFLHQLDNQSTAALQSLRAAEERNNQEEQPASTASSLVIYGNYAWIHYLQGSYQEAETCLQRAQQLCPSPWDVGLIPHIQAHKGWSLLVIRARNGQRARECFEVALMLEPENRSFRTGLGMALYSSWNFFWQPDMASKAIAPLEEIINEQPNNYRAKIYLARLLGQGDREKSIGLAEECAEGSSDPEVLRLSVFLRMPQSTERALEIAQRAVQQNSGYHLLYQALAQCYKQHWLKAKQEDKNNILDAAIRHLQQIVEAHPDRDLTIVRLQLAELIGARDPAREEEIYKELQEKIDTLSLRYRQALNLAWGKFFLYRGRSLEKARAKFMAAYSIPVQTDHRKDCGRRLRRMAQIYQRIGDPDAANNIHRFLQEADRHLYGDSAALSLDDEDDPMPERAENDFSQG; this is encoded by the exons ATGAGAGGTGCAGCCAAGCCATTGTCCCTCGACAGTGACGTGATATCCGCAGCAAAAATGAG cagggagcagctgaaggagaagctgGACGCCCTCCAGTGTCACTTCACCTGGGAGCTGGACGTTGACTCTCTCAGTCCTCGGCACGTCCTGCAGAAGTTGGATGTCGAGATCAAGCACACGGCCCACCAGAACCAGGTggctctcctggggctccaggcATTCCTGCACCAGCTGGACAACCAGAGCACggcagctctgcaaagcctCCGAGCTGCTGAGGAGCGCAACAACCAGGAGGAGCAGCCGGCATCCACTGCCAGCTCTTTGGTCATCTATGGCAATTATGCTTGGATTCATTACCTCCAGGGCTCCTACCAGGAGGCTGAAACCTGCCTGCAAcgagctcagcagctctgcccaagCCCTTGGGACGTGGGGCTGATCCCGCACATCCAGGCACACAAAGGCTGGTCCCTCCTGGTTATCAGAGCCCGCAATGGGCAGCGGGCAAGAGAGTGCTTCGAGGTGGCCTTGATGCTCGAACCAGAGAACAGATCTTTCCGTACTGGGCTTGGAATGGCTCTTTATTCCTCCTGGAATTTCTTCTGGCAACCTGATATGGCCAGCAAAGCCATAGCCCCGTTGGAAGAAATTATCAATGAGCAGCCAAATAACTACAGAGCCAAAATATATTTGGCCAGGCTACTTGGACAAGGAGATAGGGAAAAATCAATTGGCTTGGCTGAAGAATGTGCAGAGGGAAGCTCTGACCCCGAGGTCCTCAGACTATCGGTTTTTCTCAGGATGCCACAGTCGACAGAGCGAGCGCTCGAGATCGCCCAGCGAGCCGTGCAGCAGAACTCGGGTTACCACCTTCTCTACCAGGCCTTGGCCCAGTGCTACAAACAACACTGGCTTAAAGCAAAGCAGGAGGACAAGAATAATATACTGGATGCAGCCATCAGACACCTCCAGCAAATTGTTGAGGCGCATCCAGACCGTGACCTTACAATtgtcaggctgcagctggcagagctcatTGGTGCGAGGGATCCAGCACGGGAAGAAGAGATCTacaaggagctgcaggagaaaatCGACACCCTGAGCCTCAGGTACCGTCAAGCCTTGAATCTCGCCTGGGGAAAGTTCTTCCTGTACCGGGGGAGATCACTGGAAAAGGCAAGAGCCAAGTTCATGGCTGCTTACAGCATTCCTGTGCAGACAGACCATAGGAAGGACTGTGGGCGCAGGCTGAGGAGGATGGCTCAGATCTACCAGCGCATCGGTGACCCCGACGCTGCCAACAACATCCACCGCTTCCTCCAAGAGGCCGACCGGCACCTGTACGGGGACTCTGCTGCGCTCAGTTTGGATGATGAGGATGACCCCATGCCAGAGAGAGCAGAGAATGATTTTTCCCAGGGCTAG
- the LOC107215700 gene encoding interferon-induced protein with tetratricopeptide repeats 2-like isoform X2, with protein sequence MRGAAKPLSLDSDVISAAKMREQLKEKLDALQCHFTWELDVDSLSPRHVLQKLDVEIKHTAHQNQVALLGLQAFLHQLDNQSTAALQSLRAAEERNNQEEQPASTASSLVIYGNYAWIHYLQGSYQEAETCLQRAQQLCPSPWDVGLIPHIQAHKGWSLLVIRARNGQRARECFEVALMLEPENRSFRTGLGMALYSSWNFFWQPDMASKAIAPLEEIINEQPNNYRAKIYLARLLGQGDREKSIGLAEECAEGSSDPEVLRLSVFLRMPQSTERALEIAQRAVQQNSGYHLLYQALAQCYKQHWLKAKQEDKNNILDAAIRHLQQIVEAHPDRDLTIVRLQLAELIGARDPAREEEIYKELQEKIDTLSLRYRQALNLAWGKFFLYRGRSLEKARAKFMAAYSIPVQTDHRKDCGRRLRRMAQIYQRIGDPDAANNIHRFLQEADRHLYGDSAALSLDDEDDPMPERAENDFSQG encoded by the exons ATGAGAGGTGCAGCCAAGCCATTGTCCCTCGACAGTGACGTGATATCCGCAGCAAAAATGAG ggagcagctgaaggagaagctgGACGCCCTCCAGTGTCACTTCACCTGGGAGCTGGACGTTGACTCTCTCAGTCCTCGGCACGTCCTGCAGAAGTTGGATGTCGAGATCAAGCACACGGCCCACCAGAACCAGGTggctctcctggggctccaggcATTCCTGCACCAGCTGGACAACCAGAGCACggcagctctgcaaagcctCCGAGCTGCTGAGGAGCGCAACAACCAGGAGGAGCAGCCGGCATCCACTGCCAGCTCTTTGGTCATCTATGGCAATTATGCTTGGATTCATTACCTCCAGGGCTCCTACCAGGAGGCTGAAACCTGCCTGCAAcgagctcagcagctctgcccaagCCCTTGGGACGTGGGGCTGATCCCGCACATCCAGGCACACAAAGGCTGGTCCCTCCTGGTTATCAGAGCCCGCAATGGGCAGCGGGCAAGAGAGTGCTTCGAGGTGGCCTTGATGCTCGAACCAGAGAACAGATCTTTCCGTACTGGGCTTGGAATGGCTCTTTATTCCTCCTGGAATTTCTTCTGGCAACCTGATATGGCCAGCAAAGCCATAGCCCCGTTGGAAGAAATTATCAATGAGCAGCCAAATAACTACAGAGCCAAAATATATTTGGCCAGGCTACTTGGACAAGGAGATAGGGAAAAATCAATTGGCTTGGCTGAAGAATGTGCAGAGGGAAGCTCTGACCCCGAGGTCCTCAGACTATCGGTTTTTCTCAGGATGCCACAGTCGACAGAGCGAGCGCTCGAGATCGCCCAGCGAGCCGTGCAGCAGAACTCGGGTTACCACCTTCTCTACCAGGCCTTGGCCCAGTGCTACAAACAACACTGGCTTAAAGCAAAGCAGGAGGACAAGAATAATATACTGGATGCAGCCATCAGACACCTCCAGCAAATTGTTGAGGCGCATCCAGACCGTGACCTTACAATtgtcaggctgcagctggcagagctcatTGGTGCGAGGGATCCAGCACGGGAAGAAGAGATCTacaaggagctgcaggagaaaatCGACACCCTGAGCCTCAGGTACCGTCAAGCCTTGAATCTCGCCTGGGGAAAGTTCTTCCTGTACCGGGGGAGATCACTGGAAAAGGCAAGAGCCAAGTTCATGGCTGCTTACAGCATTCCTGTGCAGACAGACCATAGGAAGGACTGTGGGCGCAGGCTGAGGAGGATGGCTCAGATCTACCAGCGCATCGGTGACCCCGACGCTGCCAACAACATCCACCGCTTCCTCCAAGAGGCCGACCGGCACCTGTACGGGGACTCTGCTGCGCTCAGTTTGGATGATGAGGATGACCCCATGCCAGAGAGAGCAGAGAATGATTTTTCCCAGGGCTAG